The region CGAGCTTGTCCTTCAGGCGTACGATCCGATAGCGATTGCGCGAGCCGTCGGCGAGCGTCTTCGGCAGCAGGAACAGCGCGAGGCCCTTCACGCCGTCGGGCGCGCCTTCGGGCCGGGCGAGCACCATCGCGAGATCGGCGTCCGCGTTCGAGCAGAACCACTTGTCGCCGAACAGCCGCCATGTCGCCGAACCGTCGGCGGACGTGCCGCGCACCGCACGCGTCGCGATGCGGCCGACGTCGGAGCCCGCCGCCTGCTCGGTCATGAACATCGCGCCCTGATACAGCACGTCGAAATCGCGCGACGCGAGCCGCGGCAGGAAACGCTCGACGAGCTCGCGCGAACCGAAGCGGCGCAGCGTGCGCGTGAGCGAATCGGTCATGCTGACGGGGCAGCAAAGGCCGAACTCGGCTTGCACGAACAGGAACGTCAACGCGTATTTGACGAGCGGCGGCGGCGCGCCGTCGCGATGGCTCATCGCGGCGAGCCCGAGCTGCGCATATGCGACGCGCTCGAGCTCGACGTAGTCCGGATGCTTGTCGATCGACTCGAGCGGCTCGCCGCGCCGCGTGCGCGGCTGAAGCACGGGCGGGTTCCTGTCGGCACGCGACGCGAGGCGGTCGAGCTCGTCCGACGCGCGCAGCCCGAGCGCGCGCAGTTCCGGCTCGAAGCCGCGAAAGCGCGCTTCGCCCAGATGGAGCCGCAGCAACGCCGCGCAATCGGGATCGCTCGTGAAGAAGTTGATGCCCCGCGAATCGGGGATGTTGGCTGCGCCCGCCGCGGGCGCGTTTGCTTCGAAGGTTTCCTTCATCATGTTCATCGCTTGTCTCCTGGTCCGACGAGCGTAGAACCGCGATCGATAATCGTCCAATACAGGATTTATCCAGTACGATAAACGCTATTTATCGATCGCCAGAATGGAGGCGCGATGGACCTCAAGCAATTGCGCTACTTCGTCGCCGTCGCGGAAGAGCTGCATTTCGGCCGTGCGGCGAAACGGCTGTTCATCTCGCAGCCGGCCTTGAGCTTCGATATCCGCAAGTTCGAGGACGAGCTCGGCGTGCAACTGCTCGCGCGCACGAGCAAGTCGGTCGCGCTGACGAATGCGGGCGAAGTGCTGCTCGGCGAGGCGCGCCGCCTGCTGCTGCAGGCGCAGGAAGCGCAGCGTCTGACGATTCGATCGGCATCGGGGCTCGCGGGGCGGCTGAAGATCGGCTTCGTCAATTCGATGCTGTACCGCGGGCTGCCTTCGGCGGTACGGCGTTTCGAGGCGGACTATCCGAATGTCGAAGTCGTGCTGAAGGAGATGAACACGCACGAGCAGGCGCAAGCGATCCTGCGCGCGCAGATCGACGTCGGCTACGCGCACTGGGGCACGTTCCCGCCGGAGATCGCGGCCGACACGATCCTCTCCGAGCCGTTCCTCTGCTGCCTGCCCGCGACGCATCGGCTCGCGCGGCGCAGGCGCGTCGATCTCGCGGCGCTCGCGCACGAGCCGTTCATCCTGTTCCCGCGCGATGCGGCGCCCCACTATCACGATCTCATCATCGCGCAGTGCGTGAGCGCGGGCTTCAGTCCGCAGATCCGTCACGAGGCGCGCCTCTGGCAGACGGTGCTGACGATGGTCGAGTTCGAGATGGGAGTGGCGCTCGTGCCGAGCGTGCTGCGCGAGGTGCGCAGCGAGCGGCTGCGCTACCTGCCGCTCGCCGGCGACGCGCTTGAATCCCGCACGTTGCGGTTGCGGCGCTCGAATGAACGGGAGCCGGTTGCGGAGTGCTTCGGCGAATATCTGGACGACGAGATCCGGCGGCTTCGCGGTGCGGCAGAGTGACGGCGCGCGGGCGGGTGCTCAAAAAAGTTCTGGATAAAAGTGCGCGATTGCCGGTAGAATCACGCCCCTGGTCGCGCAATGTGTGACCGGCACCCGTCGGATGGGTTATGTCGAAAAAATTGCTTTACGGAATGCAAAAGCTCTGACATAATTCAAGGCTCTTTGGGCGGTTAGCTCAGCGGTAGAGCACTGCCTTCACACGGCAGGGGTCACTGGTTCGATCCCAGTACCGCCCACCAAAGAATTCGCCGGTTGTGGCGACGCGTCAAACGCTGGATCGAGCAGTTCTCTCCGGCGCCAGCGCAAAGCCACTAGGCAAAGAAAAAGCCCTGCACTCGCAGGGCTTCAGACTGCTGACGAACCCCACGTTTTTGTGAGCGTGGGGTTTTGTCTTTCTGGGATCAGGATTGCGGGTTCGCCGCGAGCGGGTAGTCGAAGCTGCAGCGCAAACCGCTCACCAGACGCAGCAGCATGCGCACGAAGCGCCAATCGGGACCCGCTGGCCCCTTTTTCCGCTTCCGCGCCAGCAGCATCGCAATCTTCTTGATGTTCTGTGCCGCCGCGGCCAGCAAGCACTGCTCGGCCACCTTGCGTAGCCCACGCATACGGGCATAACGGTGCCCATGCAGCTGCTTGGCATCGGCGAAGCTGCGCTCCACCGTCTGCTTGCGCCGCGCGTAAATGCGTTGGCCCCATTCGGTCAAGCGCCGTGCGTCCACCCGCTCCTTGGCGCGCTCCCACACGTGGCGCGTTACCACCTTCACCGCGATCGCACTGTTCGTGCACTGCGATCGTACCGGGCAGCGCCCGCAGATCTGCGCATTGGATTTGTATTCCCGATAGCCGAGCCGATTGGTCGTGCTGTACGGCAGGGCCTGCCCCTGCGGGCACACGTATTCGTTGCGATACGCGTCGTACTTGAACTGCCGTTTGTAGAACATGCCCGGCTTGTGGTTCGGCGTGCGATAGCCCATCACCCCGGCAATCCCTCGCTCCTCCAGCCCCTGGCACACCGCCGGCGTGAAGTAGCCCGCATCCAGCCCCACCGCCTCGACCTTGAACTCAAAGCGCTCGCGCTGGCGATCCAGCCGATCCAGATACGGCTGGCTGTCATGCACCGAGGCCGGCGTCACATGCGTATCGGTGATGATCGCGTGCTTGGCATCCACCGTGCGGTGGTCCAGATAGAAGAACCCCTTCGGCTTGTCGTCCCGCACCATGTAGCCGCTGTCCGGATCGGTCCGGCTGAGCTTGGTGTCCTTGCTAGACGGCGGCTCATCGTCGTCGCGATCCAGCGGCTTCCTGCCATGCGCGGCCCGGTCCGCATCCACTGCCGCGTTCAATGCCTCCGTGTAGGCGGCCGGCGTCTGCTCCAGCTTCACCACATCGAACTTGCCTTTGTTCGCGTTCGCCTTCAGGTGCGTGCTGTCCGTGTACAGCACCCGACCGTCGACCAGCCCGCGCTTGATCGCCTGCCGCACGATCTCGTCGAAGATCTCCTGATACACCGTCGTGTCCGTGAAGCGTCGGCGGCGATTCTGCGAGAACGTTGACGCATCCGGCACCTTGTCGGTCAGCCGGAACCGGGCGAACCAGCGATAGGCGACGTTGACCTGGACCTCACGCATCAGTTGCCGCTCGCTGCGCACCCCGAACAGGTAGCCGATGAACAACAGCTTGAACATCACCACGGGATCGAGCGCCGGCCGCCCGTTGTCCGCGCAATACAGATGCGCCACCTTCGCGCGGATGAACTCGAAATCCACCGCCGCATCGATCTGGCGCAGCAGTGACCTGCCCCCTTCGATAGGGCCAATGGGCTTCTAGCAAAGTCCCTTTAAACCAACTCCTGGAAAGCGGCAGGAGCGTCCGCGGTTGCCCGATGTTTCGCCGCAAACTCTGACGGCGCAAGGTAGTTCAGTGCGCTGTGCGGCCTTTGCTCGTTGTAGTCCTGACGCCATGCCGCGATGACTGCCCGAGCGTGCGCGAGCGTCGTGAACCAGTGCTCGTTAAGGCATTCGTCGCGGAACTTGCCGTTGAACGATTCGATGTACGCATTCTGCGTGGGCTTGCCCGCCTGAATCAACTTCAGCGTGACGCCGTTCGCATACGCCCACTGGTCAAGCGCGCGGCTCGTAAATTCGGGTCCCTGGTCTGTTCGCACCGCCTTGGGATAGCCACGGAAGCGAGCTGCACGGTCCAATGCCCGAGCGACATACAAACCTGAGATGCCATGGTCGACGACGATGTCGACAGCCTCTTTCGTGAAATCGTCGACGACGGTCAGGCACTTCACGCGCCGGCCGTTGGAAAGCGCATCCATCACGAAATCGATTGACCATACCTCGTTGGGTGCGCCCGGCAATGCCAGTTGCTCGCGCTCAATCATGACGCCGTGGCGCTTGCGACGGCGCCGCACAGCCAGCCCTGCCTCACGGTACAGGCGATAGATGCGCTTGTGATTGGCGTGCGTGCCTTCGCGTTCCACCAGGGCGTGCAGTCGGCGGTAGCCGAATCGACGACGTTCGTGCGCCAACTTCACCAGACGCGCCGCGAGCACCTCATTCTCGTGGTCCGGCTTCGCGTCGTAATGCAGCACGCTGCGAGAAAGCCCGACAAGCCGGCAGGCGCGGCGCTCGGAGATGTTGACCTTCTCCCGAATCGCCAACACTGCTTCGCGTTTGGCTTGCGGGCTCAGGGCTTTCCCTTGACGACAACCTTCAACGCTTCCATATCGAGCATTGCTTCGGTCAGCAGTTTCTTCAGTCGGGCATTCTCCACCTCGAGGCCCTTGAGCCGGCGGGCTTCCGAGACTTCCATGCCGCCGAACTTCGCGCGCCAGGTGTAGAACGACGCGTCACTGAACCCATGCTTCCTGCACAGTTCCTTGACCGGCATACCGGCCTCGGCTTCCTTCAGAAACCCGATGATTTGCTGTTCCGTAAAGCGCTTCTTCATGTTCGTCTTCTTCTCCGAAAACGAACTTTACTAGACTCCGGCTGGCCCTGTTTGTAGGGGGCAGGTCAGCGAAACAATTGATTACGAAAGCGATGGGGCTCTAACAAGTCCTTACAGCGCAAAACGGATCGCCCGCGTAGATTTTGAGTGTGGGCGCGGCATCAGGCGCGCGCCCATGCCTCTCTTTCACCTGAGGATTGAACAATGAAATCGATTCGGCGTATTGGGGTATGCGCAATGCTCATCGCGACGATGGCGAGCCTGTCGGCTTGCGACACGATGACGACCCGACAACGTAATGCGGCAATCGGCGCGGGCATCGGCGGCGTCGCCGGCGCGGCGATCGGCGGCAACGCCCTGTCGACGATCGGCGGCGCGGCCGCGGGCGGCCTCGTAGGCAGCCAGGTCGGCAAGTAAGCCCTCGATTCGGGCGCGCCCGCGCAACACGGGCTGCGCCCCTGGATGCGGACGGTGCGCGCCGTCTTCGAGGCGGCGCGTATCGTCCTCCGGCCGCTCGCGCCGGCGCGCGCGACGCGATTCATGTGACGATTGCGCCGCGATCGCGCGGCGGAAATGAGCCGTTACCGTTTCACACAGCGTTTCACATGCGGGCGGTCTAAGCTCGCAGGCATCGACTCCTGCCCCGCACGCACGACTGCGGACTCATCATGAACAAGACCCTTGTCGCCGCCGCGCTCGCGAGCGTCGCGCTCGCCGGCTGCTATTACCCGTACGGCTACTATCCGGCGAGCGGCTACTACGCGGCGCCCGTGCAAACCGCACCCGTGTACGTCGCGCCCGCCTATCCCGCGTATTACTATCCGGCGCCGTCCCTGTCGCTCAATTTCGGCTATTGGAGCGGCGGTGGCCGCGGCTACTGGCGCCACCATTGATTCGCCGCCGCGGATCCGCCCTCACTGATCCGCCGCCACTGCCGCGCCGCCGTGGGCTCGCATGCGGCGCGAGCGGCTTGCGCGTGCGCGTCTACTCGTGCGCACGCCTTCGCCGGCGCGCGCTTTCCCCAAGCTTTCCCGCACTTTCCCCGCACTTTCCCGCGAGCGTCCCCGTATCTTGCTGTT is a window of Burkholderia mallei ATCC 23344 DNA encoding:
- a CDS encoding LysR family transcriptional regulator; amino-acid sequence: MDLKQLRYFVAVAEELHFGRAAKRLFISQPALSFDIRKFEDELGVQLLARTSKSVALTNAGEVLLGEARRLLLQAQEAQRLTIRSASGLAGRLKIGFVNSMLYRGLPSAVRRFEADYPNVEVVLKEMNTHEQAQAILRAQIDVGYAHWGTFPPEIAADTILSEPFLCCLPATHRLARRRRVDLAALAHEPFILFPRDAAPHYHDLIIAQCVSAGFSPQIRHEARLWQTVLTMVEFEMGVALVPSVLREVRSERLRYLPLAGDALESRTLRLRRSNEREPVAECFGEYLDDEIRRLRGAAE
- a CDS encoding IS3-like element IS407 family transposase (programmed frameshift), which translates into the protein MKKRFTEQQIIGFLKEAEAGMPVKELCRKHGFSDASFYTWRAKFGGMEVSEARRLKGLEVENARLKKLLTEAMLDMEALKVVVKGKPLSPQAKREAVLAIREKVNISERRACRLVGLSRSVLHYDAKPDHENEVLAARLVKLAHERRRFGYRRLHALVEREGTHANHKRIYRLYREAGLAVRRRRKRHGVMIEREQLALPGAPNEVWSIDFVMDALSNGRRVKCLTVVDDFTKEAVDIVVDHGISGLYVARALDRAARFRGYPKAVRTDQGPEFTSRALDQWAYANGVTLKLIQAGKPTQNAYIESFNGKFRDECLNEHWFTTLAHARAVIAAWRQDYNEQRPHSALNYLAPSEFAAKHRATADAPAAFQELV
- a CDS encoding glycine zipper 2TM domain-containing protein; the encoded protein is MKSIRRIGVCAMLIATMASLSACDTMTTRQRNAAIGAGIGGVAGAAIGGNALSTIGGAAAGGLVGSQVGK
- a CDS encoding lipoprotein, with the translated sequence MNKTLVAAALASVALAGCYYPYGYYPASGYYAAPVQTAPVYVAPAYPAYYYPAPSLSLNFGYWSGGGRGYWRHH